Proteins from a genomic interval of Scophthalmus maximus strain ysfricsl-2021 chromosome 22, ASM2237912v1, whole genome shotgun sequence:
- the LOC118291786 gene encoding gastrula zinc finger protein XlCGF57.1-like isoform X2, which produces MFPLFSRVVFAPSLEVQKRSNMFAVQLLRVSVHERIGAAAEDFLLQVEKGEEAARVPALRALLTERLTAAAEEIVGLLEETVAEYEDRVERSEREICRQRRLLDAVLKPEVRLHRADVQQLVVGKEEFPLEQQQWSPSVKQEDPETPHIKEEQEEVWSSQEGEHLQCPEEADIIKFTVKSEEDEKIPQSSQLHQRLTEENREDCGGPEPARNSGLNGHLEPGPEDQTDDSEDDWKETREPSGSKKIKNSKVSAGDMRRSTGEKPFRCCECGKIFRHKQTLKRHMMIHTEEKPYSCSECGQIFRLKGNLQKHMLIHSVEKPHCCSECGQRFSRKQYLKRHMMIHIGEKPFSCRVCNKRFNWNHQQKRHQCVGESSKIQSQTEENGEDCGGPETARNSGPDGHLEQDTVKEEPEHPHIKEEQEEEWSSQEGEQLQGLEEAVVIKFTVKSEEDEENTQSSQLRQTQTEENREDCGGPESARNLGPKADISDEDWKEIREPSGSNTLKNSEVSAGDMRFSTCEKPFSCLECGQRFKYTGSLRKHLCDHTDHTYGRNTEDKPFSCSECGQRFRQRGVMLRHMLIHTGQKQFSCSECGNLFRQKIDMLRHMMIHTEDKPFSCSECGQRFRQKGVMQRHMLIHTGQKQFSCSECGNRFRQKASLLRHMMIHTEDKYT; this is translated from the exons atgtttccccttttctctcgtGTTGTGTTCGCTCCGAGCCTcgaggtgcagaagaggagcaacatgtTCGCCGTGCAGCTGCTGCGAGTGTCGGTACATGAGCGGATCGGCGCCGCCGCTGAagacttcctgctgcaggtggagaaaggagaagaagcggCTCGAGTCCCGGCGCTGAGAGCGCTGCTCACCGAGCGGctaacggcggcggcggaggag atcGTCGGTCTGTTGGAGGAAACCGTGGCGGAGTACGAAGACCGAGTGGAGCGGTCCGAGCGGGAGATCTGCCGCCAGAGGAGGCTGCTCGATGCCGTGCTGAAGCCCGAAGTCAGGCTGCACCGAGCAG ACGTCCAGCAACTGGTGGTGGGTAAAGAAGAGTTTCCccttgagcagcagcagtggagcccCAGTGTGAAGCAGGAGGATCCAGAGACCCCCCACAtcaaagaggaacaggaggaagtgtGGAGCAGTCAGGAGGGAGAGCATCTTCAATGCCCGGAGGAGGCTGATATCATCAAGTTCACtgtgaagagtgaagaagatgaaaagatACCTCAGTCCTCACAGCTTCATCAGAGACTGactgaggagaacagagaggactGTGGAGGACCAGAACCAGCCAGGAACTCAGGTCTTAATGGACATTTAGAACCAGGTCCTGAGGACCAGACTGATGACAGTGAAGATGATTGGAAGGAGACCAGAGAACCATCAggttcaaagaaaataaaaaatagtaaagTATCTGCTGGTGATATGAGACGTAGTACTGGTGAGAAACCATTTAGATGTTGTGAGTGTGGTAAAATATTTAGACATAAGCAAACGCTCAAGAGacatatgatgattcatactGAAGAGAAACCATATAGCTGTTCTGAGTGTGGTCAAATATTTAGGCTAAAGGGAAACCTGCAGAAACATATGTTGATTCATTCAGTAGAGAAACCACATTGCTGTTCTGAGTGTGGTCAAAGATTTAGCCGAAAGCAATATCTGAAGAGGCATATGATGATTCATAtaggagagaaaccatttagttgcAGAGTTTGCAACAAAAGATTTAACTGGAATCATCAGCAAAAAAGACATCAGTGTGTTGGTGAGTCCTCAAagattcagagtcagactgAGGAGAATGGAGAGGACTGTGGAGGACCAGAGACAGCCAGGAACTCAGGTCCTGATGGACATTTAGAACAAGATACTGTGAAGGAGGAGCCAGAGCACCCCCACAttaaagaggagcaggaggaagagtggagcagtcaggagggagagcagcttcAAGGGCTGGAGGAGGCTGTTGTCATCAAGTTCACtgtgaagagtgaagaagatgaagagaataCTCAGTCCTCACAGCTTCGTCAGACTCAGactgaggagaacagagaggactGTGGAGGACCAGAATCAGCCAGGAACTTAGGACCTAAGGCTGACATCAGTGATGAGGACTGGAAGGAGATCAGAGAACCATCAGGTTCAAATACACTCAAAAACAGTGAAGTGTCTGCTGGTGATATGAGATTTAGTACTTGtgagaaaccatttagttgcTTAGAATGTGGTCAAAGATTTAAGTATACAGGAAGCCTGCGGAAACATTTGTGTGACCATACAGACCATACCTACGGTCGAAACACAGAAGACAAACCATTTagttgttctgagtgtggtCAAAGATTTAGGCAAAGGGGTGTCATGCTGAGACATATGTTGATTCACACAGGACAGAAACAATTTagttgttctgagtgtggtAACCTATTTAGACAAAAGATAGACATGTTAAGacatatgatgattcatacagaAGACAAACCATTTagttgttctgagtgtggtCAAAGATTTAGGCAAAAGGGAGTCATGCAGAGACATATGTTGATTCATACAGGACAGAAACAATTTagttgttctgagtgtggtAACCGATTTAGACAAAAGGCAAGCCTGCTAAGACACATGATGATTCATACAGAAGACAAATAcacctga
- the LOC118291786 gene encoding gastrula zinc finger protein XlCGF57.1-like isoform X3 encodes MFPLFSRVVFAPSLEVQKRSNMFAAQLLRVSVHERIGAAAEDFLLQVEKGEEAARVPALRALLTERLTAAAEEIVGLLEETVAEYEDRVERSEREICRQRRLLDAVLKPEVRLHRADVQQLVVGKEEFPLEQQQWSPSVKQEDPETPHIKEEQEEVWSSQEGEHLQCPEEADIIKFTVKSEEDEKIPQSSQLHQRLTEENREDCGGPEPARNSGLNGHLEPGPEDQTDDSEDDWKETREPSGSKKIKNSKVSAGDMRRSTGEKPFRCCECGKIFRHKQTLKRHMMIHTEEKPYSCSECGQIFRLKGNLQKHMLIHSVEKPHCCSECGQRFSRKQYLKRHMMIHIGEKPFSCRVCNKRFNWNHQQKRHQCVGESSKIQSQTEENGEDCGGPETARNSGPDGHLEQDTVKEEPEHPHIKEEQEEEWSSQEGEQLQGLEEAVVIKFTVKSEEDEENTQSSQLRQTQTEENREDCGGPESARNLGPKADISDEDWKEIREPSGSNTLKNSEVSAGDMRFSTCEKPFSCLECGQRFKYTGSLRKHLCDHTDHTYGRNTEDKPFSCSECGQRFRQRGVMLRHMLIHTGQKQFSCSECGNLFRQKIDMLRHMMIHTEDKPFSCSECGQRFRQKGVMQRHMLIHTGQKQFSCSECGNRFRQKASLLRHMMIHTEDKYT; translated from the exons atgtttccccttttctctcgtGTTGTGTTCGCTCCGAGCCTcgag gtgcagaagaggagcaacatgtTCGCCGCGCAGCTGCTGCGAGTGTCGGTACATGAGCGGATCGGCGCCGCCGCTGAagacttcctgctgcaggtggagaaaggagaagaagcggCTCGAGTCCCGGCGCTGAGAGCGCTGCTCACCGAGCGGctaacggcggcggcggaggagatcGTCGGTCTGTTGGAGGAAACCGTGGCGGAGTACGAAGACCGAGTGGAGCGGTCCGAGCGGGAGATCTGCCGCCAGAGGAGGCTGCTCGATGCCGTGCTGAAGCCCGAAGTCAGGCTGCACCGAGCAG ACGTCCAGCAACTGGTGGTGGGTAAAGAAGAGTTTCCccttgagcagcagcagtggagcccCAGTGTGAAGCAGGAGGATCCAGAGACCCCCCACAtcaaagaggaacaggaggaagtgtGGAGCAGTCAGGAGGGAGAGCATCTTCAATGCCCGGAGGAGGCTGATATCATCAAGTTCACtgtgaagagtgaagaagatgaaaagatACCTCAGTCCTCACAGCTTCATCAGAGACTGactgaggagaacagagaggactGTGGAGGACCAGAACCAGCCAGGAACTCAGGTCTTAATGGACATTTAGAACCAGGTCCTGAGGACCAGACTGATGACAGTGAAGATGATTGGAAGGAGACCAGAGAACCATCAggttcaaagaaaataaaaaatagtaaagTATCTGCTGGTGATATGAGACGTAGTACTGGTGAGAAACCATTTAGATGTTGTGAGTGTGGTAAAATATTTAGACATAAGCAAACGCTCAAGAGacatatgatgattcatactGAAGAGAAACCATATAGCTGTTCTGAGTGTGGTCAAATATTTAGGCTAAAGGGAAACCTGCAGAAACATATGTTGATTCATTCAGTAGAGAAACCACATTGCTGTTCTGAGTGTGGTCAAAGATTTAGCCGAAAGCAATATCTGAAGAGGCATATGATGATTCATAtaggagagaaaccatttagttgcAGAGTTTGCAACAAAAGATTTAACTGGAATCATCAGCAAAAAAGACATCAGTGTGTTGGTGAGTCCTCAAagattcagagtcagactgAGGAGAATGGAGAGGACTGTGGAGGACCAGAGACAGCCAGGAACTCAGGTCCTGATGGACATTTAGAACAAGATACTGTGAAGGAGGAGCCAGAGCACCCCCACAttaaagaggagcaggaggaagagtggagcagtcaggagggagagcagcttcAAGGGCTGGAGGAGGCTGTTGTCATCAAGTTCACtgtgaagagtgaagaagatgaagagaataCTCAGTCCTCACAGCTTCGTCAGACTCAGactgaggagaacagagaggactGTGGAGGACCAGAATCAGCCAGGAACTTAGGACCTAAGGCTGACATCAGTGATGAGGACTGGAAGGAGATCAGAGAACCATCAGGTTCAAATACACTCAAAAACAGTGAAGTGTCTGCTGGTGATATGAGATTTAGTACTTGtgagaaaccatttagttgcTTAGAATGTGGTCAAAGATTTAAGTATACAGGAAGCCTGCGGAAACATTTGTGTGACCATACAGACCATACCTACGGTCGAAACACAGAAGACAAACCATTTagttgttctgagtgtggtCAAAGATTTAGGCAAAGGGGTGTCATGCTGAGACATATGTTGATTCACACAGGACAGAAACAATTTagttgttctgagtgtggtAACCTATTTAGACAAAAGATAGACATGTTAAGacatatgatgattcatacagaAGACAAACCATTTagttgttctgagtgtggtCAAAGATTTAGGCAAAAGGGAGTCATGCAGAGACATATGTTGATTCATACAGGACAGAAACAATTTagttgttctgagtgtggtAACCGATTTAGACAAAAGGCAAGCCTGCTAAGACACATGATGATTCATACAGAAGACAAATAcacctga
- the LOC118291786 gene encoding gastrula zinc finger protein XlCGF57.1-like isoform X4, which yields MFAPSLEVQKRSNMFAPSLEVQKRSNMFAPSLEVQKRSNMFAPSLEVQKRSNMFAVQLLRVSVHERIGAAAEDFLLQVEKGEEAARVPALRALLTERLTAAAEEIVGLLEETVAEYEDRVERSEREICRQRRLLDAVLKPEVRLHRADFHPEQQQWSPSEKQEEPEPPHIKEEVWTSQEGEQVQGLEATDLTKFTVKSEEEKPQSSQFHPSQTEETRVDCGGPETARNSGPDGHLETGPEDQTENSSETDDSEDWKDTREPSGSMTIRIINVYSGVCDVLGTGEKPFCCSECGKPFGGKEDLKRHMRIHTGEKPFNCSVCGKRFRLKGNLQQHMMIHTKKKPFSCTECCQRYRHKGNLQKHVRLHTGEKRFSCRVCNKSFTWKYQQKKHQCVGESSMLQSQTEENREDCGGPEPARNSGPDGHLEPGPEDQTEDSSEPKTEDCDDWKETRESSGSKTLKNSKVSARDMRRSTGEKPFSCSECGKTFSRKRHLNRHMRIHQGEKPFSCSECSQRFRQKGNLQKHMMIHSGEKPFSCSQCGKAFRLKGSLQKHMMIHAGKKPFSCPECGKRCRQKEQLKSHMRIHTGEKPFSCRVCNKRFTWNVQQKKHQCIGESSKLQSQTEKNRAALKLSSEIHIYI from the exons atgtTCGCTCCGAGCCTcgaggtgcagaagaggagcaacatgtTCGCTCCGAGCCTcgaggtgcagaagaggagcaacatgtTCGCTCCGAGCCTcgag gtgcagaagaggagcaacatgtTCGCTCCGAGCCTcgaggtgcagaagaggagcaacatgtTCGCCGTGCAGCTGCTGCGAGTGTCGGTACATGAGCGGATCGGCGCCGCCGCTGAagacttcctgctgcaggtggagaaaggagaagaagcggCTCGAGTCCCGGCGCTGAGAGCGCTGCTCACCGAGCGGctaacggcggcggcggaggagatcGTCGGTCTGTTGGAGGAAACCGTGGCGGAGTACGAAGACCGAGTGGAGCGGTCCGAGCGGGAGATCTGCCGCCAGAGGAGGCTGCTCGATGCCGTGCTGAAGCCCGAAGTCAGGCTGCACCGAGCAG ATTTTCATCCTGAGCAACAGCAGTGGAGCCCCAgtgagaagcaggaggagcCAGAGCCCCCCCACATTAAAGAGGAAGTGTGGACCagtcaggagggagagcaggttCAAGGGCTGGAGGCGACTGATCTCACCAAGTTTACtgtgaagagtgaagaagagaaacCTCAGTCCTCACAGTTTCATCCAAGTCAGACAGAGGAGACCAGAGTGGACTGTGGAGGACCAGAAACAGCCAGGAACTCAGGTCCTGATGGACATTTAGAAACTGGTCCCGAGGACCAGACTGAAAACTCTTCTGAGACTGACGACAGTGAAGATTGGAAGGACACCAGAGAACCATCAGGTTCAATGACAATAAGAATTATTAACGTGTATTCTGGTGTATGTGATGTACTAGGTACTGGTGAGAAACCATTTTGTTGCTCTGAGTGTGGTAAACCTTTTGGCGGAAAGGAAGATCTGAAGAGGCATATGAgaattcatacaggagagaaaccatttaactgttctgtgtgtggtaAAAGATTTAGGCTTAAGGGAAACCTGCAGCAacatatgatgattcataccaaaaaaaaaccatttagtTGTACTGAGTGTTGTCAAAGATATAGGCATAAGGGCAACCTTCAGAAACACGTGAGActtcatacaggagagaaacgaTTTAGTTGCAGAGTTTGCAACAAAAGTTTTACCTGGAAgtatcagcaaaaaaaacatcagtgtgttGGTGAGTCCTCAATGCTTCAGAGTCAGactgaggagaacagagaggactGTGGAGGACCAGAACCAGCCAGGAACTCAGGTCCTGATGGACATTTAGAACCAGGTCCTGAGGACCAGACTGAAGACTCTTCTGAACCTAAGACCGAAGACTGTGATGACTGGAAAGAGACCAGAGAATCTTCAGGTTCAAAGACACTCAAAAACAGTAAAGTGTCTGCTCGTGATATGAGACGTAGTACTGGTGAGAAACCATTTAGCTGTTCTGAGTGTGGTAAAACATTTAGCCGAAAGAGACATCTGAACAGACATATGAGAATTCATCaaggagagaaaccatttagttgtTCTGAGTGTAGTCAAAGATTTAGGCAAAAGGGAAACCTGCAGAAACACATGATGATTCATTCAGGAGAAAAACCATTTAGTTGTTCTCAGTGTGGTAAAGCATTTAGGCTAAAGGGAAGCCTACAGAAACATATGATGATTCATGCAGGAAAGAAACCATTTAGTTGTCCTGAGTGTGGTAAAAGATGTAGGCAAAAGGAACAGCTGAAGTCACATATGAgaattcatacaggagagaaaccattcaGTTGCAGAGTTTGCAACAAAAGATTTACCTGGAatgttcagcaaaaaaaacatcagtgtatTGGTGAGTCCTCAAAGCTTCAGAGTCAGACTGAGAAGAACAGAGCTGCACTGAAATTGTCATCtgaaatacacatatatatataa
- the LOC118291786 gene encoding uncharacterized protein LOC118291786 isoform X10 — protein MFAPSLEVQKRSNMFAPSLEVQKRSNMFAPSLEVQKRSNMFAAQLLRVSVHERIGAAAEDFLLQVEKGEEAARVPALRALLTERLTAAAEEIVGLLEETVAEYEDRVERSEREICRQRRLLDAVLKPEVRLHRAGAAILRF, from the exons atgtTCGCTCCGAGCCTcgaggtgcagaagaggagcaacatgtTCGCTCCGAGCCTcgaggtgcagaagaggagcaacatgtTCGCTCCGAGCCTcgaggtgcagaagaggagcaacatgtTCGCCGCGCAGCTGCTGCGAGTGTCGGTACATGAGCGGATCGGCGCCGCCGCTGAagacttcctgctgcaggtggagaaaggagaagaagcggCTCGAGTCCCGGCGCTGAGAGCGCTGCTCACCGAGCGGctaacggcggcggcggaggagatcGTCGGTCTGTTGGAGGAAACCGTGGCGGAGTACGAAGACCGAGTGGAGCGGTCCGAGCGGGAGATCTGCCGCCAGAGGAGGCTGCTCGATGCCGTGCTGAAGCCCGAAGTCAGGCTGCACCGAGCAG gcgccgccatcttgcgctTTTGA
- the LOC118291786 gene encoding zinc finger protein 3 homolog isoform X1 gives MFAPSLEVQKRSNMFAPSLEVQKRSNMFAPSLEVQKRSNMFAAQLLRVSVHERIGAAAEDFLLQVEKGEEAARVPALRALLTERLTAAAEEIVGLLEETVAEYEDRVERSEREICRQRRLLDAVLKPEVRLHRADVQQLVVGKEEFPLEQQQWSPSVKQEDPETPHIKEEQEEVWSSQEGEHLQCPEEADIIKFTVKSEEDEKIPQSSQLHQRLTEENREDCGGPEPARNSGLNGHLEPGPEDQTDDSEDDWKETREPSGSKKIKNSKVSAGDMRRSTGEKPFRCCECGKIFRHKQTLKRHMMIHTEEKPYSCSECGQIFRLKGNLQKHMLIHSVEKPHCCSECGQRFSRKQYLKRHMMIHIGEKPFSCRVCNKRFNWNHQQKRHQCVGESSKIQSQTEENGEDCGGPETARNSGPDGHLEQDTVKEEPEHPHIKEEQEEEWSSQEGEQLQGLEEAVVIKFTVKSEEDEENTQSSQLRQTQTEENREDCGGPESARNLGPKADISDEDWKEIREPSGSNTLKNSEVSAGDMRFSTCEKPFSCLECGQRFKYTGSLRKHLCDHTDHTYGRNTEDKPFSCSECGQRFRQRGVMLRHMLIHTGQKQFSCSECGNLFRQKIDMLRHMMIHTEDKPFSCSECGQRFRQKGVMQRHMLIHTGQKQFSCSECGNRFRQKASLLRHMMIHTEDKYT, from the exons atgtTCGCTCCGAGCCTcgaggtgcagaagaggagcaacatgtTCGCTCCGAGCCTcgaggtgcagaagaggagcaacatgtTCGCTCCGAGCCTcgaggtgcagaagaggagcaacatgtTCGCCGCGCAGCTGCTGCGAGTGTCGGTACATGAGCGGATCGGCGCCGCCGCTGAagacttcctgctgcaggtggagaaaggagaagaagcggCTCGAGTCCCGGCGCTGAGAGCGCTGCTCACCGAGCGGctaacggcggcggcggaggagatcGTCGGTCTGTTGGAGGAAACCGTGGCGGAGTACGAAGACCGAGTGGAGCGGTCCGAGCGGGAGATCTGCCGCCAGAGGAGGCTGCTCGATGCCGTGCTGAAGCCCGAAGTCAGGCTGCACCGAGCAG ACGTCCAGCAACTGGTGGTGGGTAAAGAAGAGTTTCCccttgagcagcagcagtggagcccCAGTGTGAAGCAGGAGGATCCAGAGACCCCCCACAtcaaagaggaacaggaggaagtgtGGAGCAGTCAGGAGGGAGAGCATCTTCAATGCCCGGAGGAGGCTGATATCATCAAGTTCACtgtgaagagtgaagaagatgaaaagatACCTCAGTCCTCACAGCTTCATCAGAGACTGactgaggagaacagagaggactGTGGAGGACCAGAACCAGCCAGGAACTCAGGTCTTAATGGACATTTAGAACCAGGTCCTGAGGACCAGACTGATGACAGTGAAGATGATTGGAAGGAGACCAGAGAACCATCAggttcaaagaaaataaaaaatagtaaagTATCTGCTGGTGATATGAGACGTAGTACTGGTGAGAAACCATTTAGATGTTGTGAGTGTGGTAAAATATTTAGACATAAGCAAACGCTCAAGAGacatatgatgattcatactGAAGAGAAACCATATAGCTGTTCTGAGTGTGGTCAAATATTTAGGCTAAAGGGAAACCTGCAGAAACATATGTTGATTCATTCAGTAGAGAAACCACATTGCTGTTCTGAGTGTGGTCAAAGATTTAGCCGAAAGCAATATCTGAAGAGGCATATGATGATTCATAtaggagagaaaccatttagttgcAGAGTTTGCAACAAAAGATTTAACTGGAATCATCAGCAAAAAAGACATCAGTGTGTTGGTGAGTCCTCAAagattcagagtcagactgAGGAGAATGGAGAGGACTGTGGAGGACCAGAGACAGCCAGGAACTCAGGTCCTGATGGACATTTAGAACAAGATACTGTGAAGGAGGAGCCAGAGCACCCCCACAttaaagaggagcaggaggaagagtggagcagtcaggagggagagcagcttcAAGGGCTGGAGGAGGCTGTTGTCATCAAGTTCACtgtgaagagtgaagaagatgaagagaataCTCAGTCCTCACAGCTTCGTCAGACTCAGactgaggagaacagagaggactGTGGAGGACCAGAATCAGCCAGGAACTTAGGACCTAAGGCTGACATCAGTGATGAGGACTGGAAGGAGATCAGAGAACCATCAGGTTCAAATACACTCAAAAACAGTGAAGTGTCTGCTGGTGATATGAGATTTAGTACTTGtgagaaaccatttagttgcTTAGAATGTGGTCAAAGATTTAAGTATACAGGAAGCCTGCGGAAACATTTGTGTGACCATACAGACCATACCTACGGTCGAAACACAGAAGACAAACCATTTagttgttctgagtgtggtCAAAGATTTAGGCAAAGGGGTGTCATGCTGAGACATATGTTGATTCACACAGGACAGAAACAATTTagttgttctgagtgtggtAACCTATTTAGACAAAAGATAGACATGTTAAGacatatgatgattcatacagaAGACAAACCATTTagttgttctgagtgtggtCAAAGATTTAGGCAAAAGGGAGTCATGCAGAGACATATGTTGATTCATACAGGACAGAAACAATTTagttgttctgagtgtggtAACCGATTTAGACAAAAGGCAAGCCTGCTAAGACACATGATGATTCATACAGAAGACAAATAcacctga
- the LOC118291786 gene encoding uncharacterized protein LOC118291786 isoform X9: MFAPSLEVQKRSNMFAPSLEVQKRSNMFAPSLEVQKRSNMFAAQLLRVSVHERIGAAAEDFLLQVEKGEEAARVPALRALLTERLTAAAEEIVGLLEETVAEYEDRVERSEREICRQRRLLDAVLKPEVRLHRAGESLLPGAGGPRAGTAVVD; this comes from the coding sequence atgtTCGCTCCGAGCCTcgaggtgcagaagaggagcaacatgtTCGCTCCGAGCCTcgaggtgcagaagaggagcaacatgtTCGCTCCGAGCCTcgaggtgcagaagaggagcaacatgtTCGCCGCGCAGCTGCTGCGAGTGTCGGTACATGAGCGGATCGGCGCCGCCGCTGAagacttcctgctgcaggtggagaaaggagaagaagcggCTCGAGTCCCGGCGCTGAGAGCGCTGCTCACCGAGCGGctaacggcggcggcggaggagatcGTCGGTCTGTTGGAGGAAACCGTGGCGGAGTACGAAGACCGAGTGGAGCGGTCCGAGCGGGAGATCTGCCGCCAGAGGAGGCTGCTCGATGCCGTGCTGAAGCCCGAAGTCAGGCTGCACCGAGCAGGTGAGTCCCTGCTGCCTGGAGCCGGAGGACCGCGAGCGGGGACGGCTGTTGTCGactag
- the LOC118291786 gene encoding gastrula zinc finger protein XlCGF26.1-like isoform X5, producing MFAPSLEVQKRSNMFAPSLEVQKRSNMFAPSLEVQKRSNMFAVQLLRVSVHERIGAAAEDFLLQVEKGEEAARVPALRALLTERLTAAAEEIVGLLEETVAEYEDRVERSEREICRQRRLLDAVLKPEVRLHRADFHPEQQQWSPSEKQEEPEPPHIKEEVWTSQEGEQVQGLEATDLTKFTVKSEEEKPQSSQFHPSQTEETRVDCGGPETARNSGPDGHLETGPEDQTENSSETDDSEDWKDTREPSGSMTIRIINVYSGVCDVLGTGEKPFCCSECGKPFGGKEDLKRHMRIHTGEKPFNCSVCGKRFRLKGNLQQHMMIHTKKKPFSCTECCQRYRHKGNLQKHVRLHTGEKRFSCRVCNKSFTWKYQQKKHQCVGESSMLQSQTEENREDCGGPEPARNSGPDGHLEPGPEDQTEDSSEPKTEDCDDWKETRESSGSKTLKNSKVSARDMRRSTGEKPFSCSECGKTFSRKRHLNRHMRIHQGEKPFSCSECSQRFRQKGNLQKHMMIHSGEKPFSCSQCGKAFRLKGSLQKHMMIHAGKKPFSCPECGKRCRQKEQLKSHMRIHTGEKPFSCRVCNKRFTWNVQQKKHQCIGESSKLQSQTEKNRAALKLSSEIHIYI from the exons atgtTCGCTCCGAGCCTcgaggtgcagaagaggagcaacatgtTCGCTCCGAGCCTcgaggtgcagaagag gagcaacatgtTCGCTCCGAGCCTcgaggtgcagaagaggagcaacatgtTCGCCGTGCAGCTGCTGCGAGTGTCGGTACATGAGCGGATCGGCGCCGCCGCTGAagacttcctgctgcaggtggagaaaggagaagaagcggCTCGAGTCCCGGCGCTGAGAGCGCTGCTCACCGAGCGGctaacggcggcggcggaggagatcGTCGGTCTGTTGGAGGAAACCGTGGCGGAGTACGAAGACCGAGTGGAGCGGTCCGAGCGGGAGATCTGCCGCCAGAGGAGGCTGCTCGATGCCGTGCTGAAGCCCGAAGTCAGGCTGCACCGAGCAG ATTTTCATCCTGAGCAACAGCAGTGGAGCCCCAgtgagaagcaggaggagcCAGAGCCCCCCCACATTAAAGAGGAAGTGTGGACCagtcaggagggagagcaggttCAAGGGCTGGAGGCGACTGATCTCACCAAGTTTACtgtgaagagtgaagaagagaaacCTCAGTCCTCACAGTTTCATCCAAGTCAGACAGAGGAGACCAGAGTGGACTGTGGAGGACCAGAAACAGCCAGGAACTCAGGTCCTGATGGACATTTAGAAACTGGTCCCGAGGACCAGACTGAAAACTCTTCTGAGACTGACGACAGTGAAGATTGGAAGGACACCAGAGAACCATCAGGTTCAATGACAATAAGAATTATTAACGTGTATTCTGGTGTATGTGATGTACTAGGTACTGGTGAGAAACCATTTTGTTGCTCTGAGTGTGGTAAACCTTTTGGCGGAAAGGAAGATCTGAAGAGGCATATGAgaattcatacaggagagaaaccatttaactgttctgtgtgtggtaAAAGATTTAGGCTTAAGGGAAACCTGCAGCAacatatgatgattcataccaaaaaaaaaccatttagtTGTACTGAGTGTTGTCAAAGATATAGGCATAAGGGCAACCTTCAGAAACACGTGAGActtcatacaggagagaaacgaTTTAGTTGCAGAGTTTGCAACAAAAGTTTTACCTGGAAgtatcagcaaaaaaaacatcagtgtgttGGTGAGTCCTCAATGCTTCAGAGTCAGactgaggagaacagagaggactGTGGAGGACCAGAACCAGCCAGGAACTCAGGTCCTGATGGACATTTAGAACCAGGTCCTGAGGACCAGACTGAAGACTCTTCTGAACCTAAGACCGAAGACTGTGATGACTGGAAAGAGACCAGAGAATCTTCAGGTTCAAAGACACTCAAAAACAGTAAAGTGTCTGCTCGTGATATGAGACGTAGTACTGGTGAGAAACCATTTAGCTGTTCTGAGTGTGGTAAAACATTTAGCCGAAAGAGACATCTGAACAGACATATGAGAATTCATCaaggagagaaaccatttagttgtTCTGAGTGTAGTCAAAGATTTAGGCAAAAGGGAAACCTGCAGAAACACATGATGATTCATTCAGGAGAAAAACCATTTAGTTGTTCTCAGTGTGGTAAAGCATTTAGGCTAAAGGGAAGCCTACAGAAACATATGATGATTCATGCAGGAAAGAAACCATTTAGTTGTCCTGAGTGTGGTAAAAGATGTAGGCAAAAGGAACAGCTGAAGTCACATATGAgaattcatacaggagagaaaccattcaGTTGCAGAGTTTGCAACAAAAGATTTACCTGGAatgttcagcaaaaaaaacatcagtgtatTGGTGAGTCCTCAAAGCTTCAGAGTCAGACTGAGAAGAACAGAGCTGCACTGAAATTGTCATCtgaaatacacatatatatataa